In Dendropsophus ebraccatus isolate aDenEbr1 chromosome 14, aDenEbr1.pat, whole genome shotgun sequence, the following proteins share a genomic window:
- the PCYT2 gene encoding ethanolamine-phosphate cytidylyltransferase isoform X2, which yields MVHYGHSNQLRQARAMGDYLIVGVHTDEEISRHKGPPVFTQEERYKMVQAIKWVDEIVPGAPYVTTLETLDKYNCDFCVHGNDITLTVDGKDTYEEVKNAERYRECQRTQGVSTTDLVGRMLLMTKAHHSVACNEATQDYKRHQDNFGKDARGRSPWTGVSQFLQTSQKIMQFASGKEPQPGDCIIYVAGAFDLFHIGHIDFLEKVHSLAGKPYVIVGLHFDQEVNHYKRKNYPIMNIHERTLSVLACRYVSEVVIGAPYSVTSDLLDHFKVDLVCHGKTEVLPDKDGSDPYAEPKRRGIFQTVNSGNNLTTDDIVQRIIKNRLEYEARNQKKEAKELAVLEAQQKRERIVEGQEH from the exons ATGGTACATTATGGACATTCGAACCAGCTGCGGCAGGCACGGGCTATGGGGGATTACCTGATAGTTGGAGTGCACACAGATG AGGAGATTTCCCGTCACAAGGGCCCACCAGTCTTCACACAGGAAGAACGCTACAAGATGGTGCAAGCCATTAAGTGGGTGGATGAGATTGTTCCCGGAGCTCCCTACGTTACCACCTTGGAGACCCTCGACAAGTATAACTGTGACTTCTGTGTCCATGGAA ATGACATCACCCTGACAGTGGACGGTAAGGATACGTATGAAGAGGTGAAAAATGCTGAAAGATACAG GGAATGTCAGCGTACACAGGGGGTGTCCACGACTGATCTGGTGGGACGTATGCTGCTCATGACCAAGGCCCATCACAGTGTGGCGTGCAAT GAGGCTACTCAAGATTACAAGCGACACCAAGACAACTTTGGTAAG GATGCCAGGGGTCGCAGCCCTTGGACAGGAGTTTCCCAGTTCCTTCAGACATCACAAAAGATCATGCAGTTTGCCTCTGGGAAGGAGCCGCAACCTGGAGACTGCATTATATATGTTGCTGGAGCATTTGATCTCTTCC ATATTGGTCACATAGATTTCCTGGAGAAGGTTCACAGCCTAGCTGGAAAGCCGTACGTTATTGTGGGACTGCATTTTGACCAG GAAGTCAATCATTACAAGAGGAAGAATTACCCGATAATGAACATCCATGAGAGGACTCTCAGTGTTTTGGCCTGCAGG TATGTCTCAGAAGTTGTTATTGGTGCCCCGTATTCAGTCACTTCTGATCTTTTGGATCACTTCAAG GTTGACCTTGTTTGTCATGGCAAGACAGAAGTTCTACCGGACAAAGATGGATCTGACCCCTATGCA GAGCCAAAACGCAGAGGCATATTCCAGACAGTAAACAGTGGGAACAACCTCACGACGGATGATATAGTGCAGAGGATTATCAAAAACAG GTTGGAGTATGAAGCTCGAAATCAGAAGAAGGAAGCAAAGGAGTTGgcagttctggaagcacagcagaAGCGAGAACGAATTGTAGAGGGACAAGAACACTGA
- the PCYT2 gene encoding ethanolamine-phosphate cytidylyltransferase isoform X1 translates to MIRNGHGDPSPEQALSRRTVRVWCDGCYDMVHYGHSNQLRQARAMGDYLIVGVHTDEEISRHKGPPVFTQEERYKMVQAIKWVDEIVPGAPYVTTLETLDKYNCDFCVHGNDITLTVDGKDTYEEVKNAERYRECQRTQGVSTTDLVGRMLLMTKAHHSVACNEATQDYKRHQDNFGKDARGRSPWTGVSQFLQTSQKIMQFASGKEPQPGDCIIYVAGAFDLFHIGHIDFLEKVHSLAGKPYVIVGLHFDQEVNHYKRKNYPIMNIHERTLSVLACRYVSEVVIGAPYSVTSDLLDHFKVDLVCHGKTEVLPDKDGSDPYAEPKRRGIFQTVNSGNNLTTDDIVQRIIKNRLEYEARNQKKEAKELAVLEAQQKRERIVEGQEH, encoded by the exons ATGATTCGGAACGGTCACGGCGACCCTTCCCCGGAGCAGGCGCTCTCCCGGAGGACCGTACGGGTGTGGTGTGATGGATG TTATGACATGGTACATTATGGACATTCGAACCAGCTGCGGCAGGCACGGGCTATGGGGGATTACCTGATAGTTGGAGTGCACACAGATG AGGAGATTTCCCGTCACAAGGGCCCACCAGTCTTCACACAGGAAGAACGCTACAAGATGGTGCAAGCCATTAAGTGGGTGGATGAGATTGTTCCCGGAGCTCCCTACGTTACCACCTTGGAGACCCTCGACAAGTATAACTGTGACTTCTGTGTCCATGGAA ATGACATCACCCTGACAGTGGACGGTAAGGATACGTATGAAGAGGTGAAAAATGCTGAAAGATACAG GGAATGTCAGCGTACACAGGGGGTGTCCACGACTGATCTGGTGGGACGTATGCTGCTCATGACCAAGGCCCATCACAGTGTGGCGTGCAAT GAGGCTACTCAAGATTACAAGCGACACCAAGACAACTTTGGTAAG GATGCCAGGGGTCGCAGCCCTTGGACAGGAGTTTCCCAGTTCCTTCAGACATCACAAAAGATCATGCAGTTTGCCTCTGGGAAGGAGCCGCAACCTGGAGACTGCATTATATATGTTGCTGGAGCATTTGATCTCTTCC ATATTGGTCACATAGATTTCCTGGAGAAGGTTCACAGCCTAGCTGGAAAGCCGTACGTTATTGTGGGACTGCATTTTGACCAG GAAGTCAATCATTACAAGAGGAAGAATTACCCGATAATGAACATCCATGAGAGGACTCTCAGTGTTTTGGCCTGCAGG TATGTCTCAGAAGTTGTTATTGGTGCCCCGTATTCAGTCACTTCTGATCTTTTGGATCACTTCAAG GTTGACCTTGTTTGTCATGGCAAGACAGAAGTTCTACCGGACAAAGATGGATCTGACCCCTATGCA GAGCCAAAACGCAGAGGCATATTCCAGACAGTAAACAGTGGGAACAACCTCACGACGGATGATATAGTGCAGAGGATTATCAAAAACAG GTTGGAGTATGAAGCTCGAAATCAGAAGAAGGAAGCAAAGGAGTTGgcagttctggaagcacagcagaAGCGAGAACGAATTGTAGAGGGACAAGAACACTGA